Proteins found in one Planctomycetia bacterium genomic segment:
- a CDS encoding peptidylprolyl isomerase: MMDRPPRRSSLAILLAVFLLAQPLSAQEPAAPTIVKFPPTKTVATIDGEPVAMAEVQTVLQAIYQNQESRKTPPPAVAQALETAIDQRLVRRYILTATEGAKDEQIQEAIQRLETNLAQQKSSLEQFKQQQNLDDEGLKAQINWQLSWAKYLAQSLTDASLEACFARHRRDLDGSQLRVSHVLLRVDQPKLLEALQPTLAEAKQIRQDILDKKLTFADAAKKFSEGPSRRVGGDLGWIGRNGPMMPAFNDAAFALEKDQVSEPIITPFGVHLIQMTEEKPGDKQWSDVQEQLKQIVAKEIVEEIAKQQRANIKIEYVDDFPHFLPGTKDLAPWEGAEPISSSGAAK; the protein is encoded by the coding sequence ATGATGGATCGCCCGCCCCGACGTTCGTCGCTCGCCATTCTGCTGGCGGTGTTCTTGCTCGCGCAACCTTTGTCGGCGCAAGAACCCGCCGCGCCGACGATCGTCAAGTTTCCACCTACGAAGACGGTCGCCACGATCGACGGCGAACCGGTCGCCATGGCCGAGGTCCAAACGGTTCTCCAGGCGATCTACCAGAACCAGGAATCGCGCAAGACTCCGCCCCCCGCGGTCGCGCAAGCTCTGGAGACCGCCATCGATCAGCGCCTGGTGCGGCGCTACATTCTCACGGCCACGGAAGGCGCGAAGGACGAGCAAATCCAAGAAGCGATCCAACGCCTCGAAACGAACCTCGCTCAGCAAAAGTCCTCGCTCGAACAGTTCAAGCAGCAGCAAAACCTGGATGACGAAGGTTTGAAAGCGCAGATCAATTGGCAACTCAGTTGGGCCAAGTATCTCGCTCAATCGTTGACCGACGCCTCGCTCGAAGCCTGCTTTGCGCGCCACCGCCGAGATCTGGACGGCTCACAACTTCGCGTCAGTCACGTCCTGCTCCGCGTCGACCAACCCAAATTGCTCGAGGCCCTACAACCAACGCTCGCCGAAGCCAAACAGATTCGGCAAGACATCCTCGACAAGAAACTCACCTTCGCTGATGCGGCCAAGAAATTCTCGGAAGGGCCCAGCCGGCGCGTCGGCGGCGACTTGGGATGGATCGGCCGCAACGGACCGATGATGCCAGCCTTCAATGACGCCGCCTTCGCACTGGAAAAAGACCAGGTCAGCGAGCCGATCATCACGCCCTTCGGCGTCCACCTGATCCAGATGACCGAAGAAAAGCCCGGCGACAAGCAATGGAGCGACGTCCAGGAACAGCTCAAGCAGATCGTCGCCAAGGAAATCGTCGAAGAGATCGCCAAGCAACAACGGGCCAACATCAAGATCGAGTACGTCGACGATTTTCCGCATTTCCTGCCCGGCACGAAGGACTTAGCGCCCTGGGAAGGGGCCGAGCCGATCTCCAGCAGTGGCGCCGCGAAATAG